The Cytobacillus oceanisediminis genomic interval ATGGTTTCACAGATTATCATAAGATACCAAGAGACAAGGGCGGCATGATTCTGTTTTTCGATGCGAATGAAGATCTGCTCTTTGCAGGGAAGGCACGAAAATTAAGGCAGCGCGTGAAAAAGCATTTTGAGGATAATGTTTCTCCAATAAAAAATCATCGCGATGATGTCTATAAAATTGCGGTCATTTACGTTGAAGAC includes:
- a CDS encoding nucleotide excision repair endonuclease, coding for MIKIEIPQPDLVITRSRQTGQAGESDLSSVYGFTDYHKIPRDKGGMILFFDANEDLLFAGKARKLRQRVKKHFEDNVSPIKNHRDDVYKIAVIYVEDSMEREIYETYIINTLHAKYNIDKVFYK